From Oryza brachyantha chromosome 9, ObraRS2, whole genome shotgun sequence, a single genomic window includes:
- the LOC102714402 gene encoding ankyrin-3-like: MSSPPPASSRSDEQIEKLKKDLLRAAREGNADLLRQLLDGKQLDASAEGCSHFISKLVTSCCTGNGATVEVVVRRRDDNSLDNNGPAEDTEVGEIVDQANTNNSDTVSSEDVIEILRNVCLLHVVADSGDGENHRKCATAILEKDPTLFSARDDMNYTPLDRALRARHAELVLHLLEFVDGVTDEEQKTVTSRSTNDPSVRPKDGMSPLYVAVSLGYSQVVIDNLITTFGQHLAYYGPNGQNALHAAAIRSEALTRKIVEKKKDLINESDGDGSSPLHFAASVGIKGITKLLIDSAREQNVIQMPDNEGMFPIHIASSVGAMDAIESLIDADDLSSAAVRNAEGKTFLHIAVENGNRSVVEFVCVEPRPKLMEILTMFLWRKPREKLVHVLNMKDNDGNTALHLSVQKRDETIFSYLLGNKYVELSHANNKGYTPLDLASKIRTGNPFASPQNPTEWMIRVLAHSGAHLSPRRRDKFIRAPCSMKENKAKSGTHGDNLSRSSESVLVASVLIASVTFAAAFTMPGSYKTRSPKEGTPALGAGYFFKVFLVADIFAFFFSVAATYSLAEYGNRATVDPLVRCAYARRAVRLFHVALRSILVAFTLGVSVVMLDISVSAAVVAGVLASIFVVYGNVPLGHDLRLLRVMFHRFGVTVSWPLHPATSTSLGWTSRRLQSFSATLVWNLVKLFWTYGLIFAVARVAQLKQKS, encoded by the exons CAAGTTGGTAACTTCTTGTTGTACGGGCAACGGTGCCACGGTTGAAGTTGTTGTTCGAAGAAGGGATGACAATTCTCTAGACAATAATGGTCCTGCAGAAGACACAGAAGtgggtgaaattgttgatcaGGCTAACACTAATAACAGTGATACTGTGTCATCTGAAGATGTTATAGAGATCCTACGGAATGTTTGTCTGCTTCATGTCGTAGCAGACAGTGGCGATGGTGAAAACCACAGGAAATGCGCGACGGCGATCCTCGAGAAAGACCCAACGCTCTTCTCTGCGCGCGACGACATGAACTATACTCCCCTGGACCGTGCACTGAGGGCTCGTCATGCCGAACTGGTCTTGCATCTCCTCGAATTCGTGGACGGAGTTACTGATGAGGAACAAAAAACGGTTACCTCCCGAAGCACAAATGACCCTTCGGTGAGGCCAAAGGACGGCATGTCTCCGCTATACGTCGCCGTCTCCTTGGGATACAGCCAAGTCGTCATTGATAATCTAATCACCACTTTTGGCCAACACCTGGCCTATTACGGACCAAACGGCCAAAATGCGCTACACGCCGCAGCTATTCGGAGTGAAG CTCTTACCAGAAAAAttgtggaaaagaaaaaagatctcATAAACGAATCTGATGGGGACGGAAGTTCGCCTCTTCACTTCGCGGCATCCGTTGGAATCAAGGGCATAACAAAATTACTAATTGATAGCGCAAGAGAACAAAACGTGATCCAGATGCCAGATAACGAGGGCATGTTCCCCATCCACATAGCTTCTTCAGTCGGCGCCATGGACGCAATCGAGTCGCTGATCGATGCTGACGACTTGTCTTCAGCTGCCGTTCGCAACGCTGAAGGCAAGACCTTTCTTCATATCGCGGTCGAGAACGGAAACCGCAGCGTCGTCGAGTTCGTGTGCGTAGAACCGAGACCAAAGCTGATGGAAATTTTGACCATGTTCCTATGGAGAAAACCGAGAGAGAAGTTGGTGCACGTTCTGAACATGAAGGACAATGACGGAAATACTGCATTGCATCTGTCTGTTCAGAAAAGAGACGAGACCATCTTCAGCTATCTGTTGGGGAACAAGTACGTGGAGCTCAGCCATGCCAACAACAAAGGCTATACACCACTCGATCTTGCAAGCAAGATAAGGACCGGGAATCCGTTCGCCTCTCCTCAG AACCCGACGGAATGGATGATCAGGGTATTGGCTCATTCCGGAGCTCATTTAAGTCCTCGTAGACGTGACAAATTTATCCGTGCTCCCTGCTCAATGAAGGAAAATAAGGCGAAGTCTGGAA CACACGGGGATAACCTTTCACGGTCGAGCGAGAGCGTCTTGGTTGCATCGGTGCTGATAGCGTCGGTGACTTTCGCCGCCGCGTTCACCATGCCAGGGTCGTACAAGACGAGGAGCCCCAAGGAAGGCACGCCGGCGCTCGGCGCCGGCTACTTTTTCAAGGTCTTCCTCGTCGCCGACATCttcgccttcttcttctccgtgGCGGCGACCTACAGCCTCGCCGAGTACGGGAACCGGGCCACCGTGGACCCTCTGGTCCGCTGCGCCtacgcgcgccgcgccgtgcggCTGTTCCACGTCGCGCTCAGGAGCATCCTCGTCGCCTTCACGCTCGGCGTTTCGGTGGTGATGCTGGACATCTCCgtcagcgccgccgtcgtcgccggcgtgctcGCTTCCATCTTCGTCGTCTACGGAAACGTCCCGCTCGGCCATGATCTCAGGCTTCTGCGGGTGATGTTCCACAGGTTCGGCGTCACGGTTTCTTGGCCGCTGCATCCGGCCACCAGCACCAGTCTGGGCTGGACCTCCCGGCGGCTTCAAAGCTTCTCCGCGACACTCGTCTGGAACCTGGTCAAACTTTTCTGGACGTATGGCCTCATCTTTGCGGTTGCTCGCGTTGCTCAACTGAAGCAGAAAAGTTGA
- the LOC102714123 gene encoding uncharacterized protein LOC102714123 yields MVGSSSLEFFRIFAERRIKICYASVAHPKSNGQVERANGMILQGIKTRVFDRLHPYARQWVQELPPVLWALRTSVSRATGQSPFFLVYGAEAVLPIEIDHESFRIRNYNESTVDLAREDDLNRLEEARDIATIQSARYLQGLHRYHNRNVRGRAFLVADLVLRKVQTTKDRHKLSPIWEGPYIIAEVTQPGSYRLRMEDGRLLENSWNIEQLRPIHT; encoded by the coding sequence ATGGTAGGCAGTTCATCTCTGGagttttttaggatttttgcaGAGCGCAGGATCAAGATCTGCTACGCGTCTGTAGCACACCCAAAGAGCAACGGGCAGGTGGAGAGAGCTAATGGCATGATCCTTCAAGGAATCAAAACCAGAGTCTTTGACCGACTACATCCCTACGCCAGACAATGGGTACAAGAGTTGCCACCGGTACTCTGGGCACTCCGCACATCCGTCAGTCGGGCCACGGGACAATCgcccttcttcctcgtctaTGGAGCAGAGGCAGTCTTACCTATCGAAATTGACCACGAATCCTTTCGCATCCGCAACTACAACGAGTCCACGGTAGACCTGGCTAGGGAAGATGACCTCAACAGGTTGGAAGAGGCTAGGGATATTGCAACCATCCAGTCGGCACGCTATCTACAGGGACTCCACCGATACCACAACAGGAATGTTCGTGGACGGGCGTTCCTAGTCGCCGACCTGGTCTTACGCAAAGTACAGACCACAAAAGACCGACACAAGCTCTCCCCGATCTGGGAAGGGCCCTACATCATAGCCGAGGTCACCCAACCCGGCTCATACCGACTAAGGATGGAAGACGGAAGGCTGTTAGAGAACTCATGGAACATCGAACAGCTACGCCCCATCCACACATAG